Within the Thermovenabulum gondwanense genome, the region ACGTGTTACTCACCCGTCCGCCGCTAAGGTGTCTTCCGGCTTTCACCTTCCAACACCTCCGCTCGACTTGCATGTGTTAGGCACGCCGCCAGCGTTCGTCCTGAGCCAGGATCAAACTCTCAAGTTATATCCTTTAAGCTCTTCTTCTCTTACACACCTTTTCTTTGAAACTCTCAGGCGTGACACTGTTCAGTTTCCAAGGTCCAATAATGTTTAAAAATTTTGTCCATTTGCTTGGGATTCTATTATATAATATGATTTGCCCTGTTGTCAACTTTTTTATTATGTTTTTTAATGATTTTGGACAACAACAGCTATTTTAATTTAACATAAAAATTGATTAGTTTCAAACCAGTATAAGTAGAATAAATACTAAATAAGCTATTCCATACACATTTTTTCTAATAATTAATCAGTTATATTTAATTATGCTCTGTTATTCATCTTATTGCTATATTATTTAAAGTCCAGAATAGTTTGCGGAACGGTTCCTACTATTATAGTTTCAGCTATAGGAACATTAGTATTAACTTCCACCTGAGAGCTAAAAAAGGGTTGAACCACTTTCACTTTTGCCGTTATTGAGAGTATTATTTTATGTCTTGTTTGATTTATTCCCGCTTCTTCAAAGGCTTCCGTAGTATCCACTTCTGCAGTGCCTACCGGCTGCAGCATTATATTAATATTAGGTCCTATGTTTGCCAGAATCTTACTTCCGGTAACCAGCCCTAAGGGTATTTTTATTGTCTCCATCGAAATTTGCTTTAATTTTTTTACTGCTTCTAACGACGTTTCCGTTTCTATCCTGTTAATTTCTACTGTATTAATCTGAATTAGTGTAATCTGCCCATTTACATCTTTATGTATTGTAATAAGGTCTTTATATTGAATGTTTTTTGCAATTTTTTCTTTAATAGCATTATTAATCGCCTCTGTGGCAATCATCCTTGCTCTTGCTTCAGCAATTGTCTGAACAGTAGGGGCTATTTGATGTTCAATAAAACTTAATACAATTAATACAGCAATAAAAATGAAAAAAAGGATAATATATAAACTAAAATAACCCCTTTTCACCCTGAACAATCTGTACTTACCCCACATAAAAAACCCCTCCATAATTAAAATATGCTGAAGGGGTTCGCAAAAGTTTTAATTTTTTATTGAAATTTTGGCAAATTTCCTTTTTCCTACCTGAACTATTACGGGTTCCTTTAAATCAATATCAACAGGATTTTCTATCCGTTCGCCGTTTACTTTAACGGCTCCCTGCAAAATTAATCTCTGACCTTCGCTGTTAGATGAGGCAAGACCTGTTATAGATAAAAGTTTAGGCAACCATATCTTTTTTTCTGGATTCAAATTATCTTCAGGGATGAAATATTCAACCATTTCATCCGGCATATCTTTCTTCTGAAATACTTTTATAAAATTTTCTTCAGCTTTTTTTGCTTCTTCCAGGCCATGATACATTTTTACTATTTCCTTAGCTAAAGCCATTTTTACATCTCTCGGGTGCAGCGAACCATCTTTTAAACCTTTCTCTATTTTCTTTATTTCATCCTTTGGGATAGTCGTTGCTAAGTTGTAATATTCGATCAATATCTCGTCCGGAATCGACATCACCTTTCCGTACATTTCTTTCGGAGGTTCATTTATACCTATGTAATTTCCAAGGCTTTTGCTCATTTTCTTTGTGCCGTCTATACCTATTAATATTGGCATTAACATGGCAATTTGAGGTTCTTGACCGTACTCTTTTTGCAATGTCCTACCCATTAAAATATTAAATTTCTGCTCGGTAGCACCCAGTTCTACATCGGCTTTTAATGCTACTGAATCATAACCCTGCATCAATGGGTAAAAAAATTCATGAATAGAAATTGGCTTTCCTTCTTTAAAACGCTGCTGGAAATCTTCTCTTTCCAGCATTCGTGCTACGGTATACCTGGAAGAAAGTACAATAACATCTTCAAAATTCAATTTGGCAAGCCATTCACTATTGAACCTGATGGTAGTCTTTTCAGGGTCCAGGATTTTAAAAACCTGTTCTTTATAAGTTTTTGCATTTTCCATTACTTCTTCTCTTGTTAATTGTTTTCTTGTTTCGGATTTTCCAGTGGGATCCCCAATCATCCCGGTAAAATCCCCAATAATCAAAATAACTTCATGCCCTAAATCCTGAAATTCTTTCAGTTTTTTTAATACTACCGCATGTCCAAGATGAATATCCGGCGCAGTGGGATCGAGTCCTAATTTTGCTTTCAGAGGTGTTTTGCTCTCATAGGATTTTTTCAATTTACTTAATAATTCATCCGGCGAAATAATTTCAGCAGTATCTCTTTTTAGAATTTCAAATTGTTCCTCTGGTCTCATTCTATTCCCTCTCCATTTTATGTTTTTTAACGATTATAACATAGTCAAAACATTATTTCAAACCCATGTTATTTGATTTATTTTATTTTTGACAACTGTGGTATAATAAAAATTATAGAGAGGGGGATTGTATGGGAAAAAAGAAAAGAAGAAACCTATTTAGAGGGCTTGCATTAATAATTTTATTTTTTTTCCTGCTCGCTTCCGGAGTTGCCTTTGGAGTTGCATATTCATATATAAACACGGCTCCACCCTTTGATCCTAAAAAGTTAAAACCCAGCGAAACTTCTTTTGTACTGGACGAAAAGGGCAAGGTGGTTTCGGAACTTCATGGAGAACAAAACAGGATACCCGTTTCCTTAGAAGAAATCCCGGATAATTTGAAAAATGCCTTTATTGCGATAGAAGATCAATATTTTTATTCTCATAAAGGGATAAACATCCGTTCAATAATAGGTTCTTTAATTACGGACCTCATTAAAGGAGGATATCATAGAGGTGCAAGCACCATTACCCAGCAGCTGGTTAAAAATGCTTTTCTTACGCAGGAAAAATCGTTAAAAAGAAAAATTCAAGAAGCATGGCTGGCAATACAATTAGAAAGACATTACACAAAAAATCAAATTCTTGAATTTTACTTGAATCAGATTTATTTCGGTCATTCTGCCTATGGAGTAGAGGCAGCTTCTCAGCTATTTTTTGGAAAACATGTAAAGGATCTTACTTTAGCCGAGTGTGCAATGCTGGCCGGAGTACCCAAAGGCCCTCAGTATTTTTCACCCTATCTTAATTTTAAAAACGCCAAGGAACGTCAGGAGTTAATTCTCGATAAAATGGCAGAATTGGGTTACATTACAAAAGAAGAAGCAAAAAAGGCGAAGGATGAGAAAATTATTTTAGCTGGTTTAAATACACCAAAGGCTAATTACAAAGCCCCGTATTATACAGATTACGTTGTGCAGGAAACTGCTGAAAAACTGCAACAATCCTTAGGAATTTCCCAGGAGGAAGCTTATGATAGAATTTATAATGGGGGTTTAAAAATTTATACAACTATTGATGTTAACATTCAGGAAGCTGCAGAAAAAGCATTATCAAATCCTGCAAATTACCCATATACAAAAAACGACAAAAACGGAATACCCCAGCCACAAGGCGCTATTGTGGTTCTTGACGTAAAGACCGGAGCAATTAAAGCACTGGTAGGAGGAAGAGAACATTATCAAAAATTAGGTCTTAATCGAGCTTATCAATCTTACAGACAACCCGGATCTGCATTTAAACCCATTGTGGTTTACACAGCAGCAATAGATTCAGGATTTACAGCTGCCAGCGTAATAGATGATTCTCCTGTTTTTTATCCCAGCGGTAGTGGCACCTGGTCTCCTCAAAACTTTTCCGACGATTACAGAGGATTAACACCTCTTTGGAAGGCAATTGCAAGGTCGGTAAACGTTGTTGCAGTAAAAGTTCTTGATTCCATAGGGGTTGACAGAGGAATTGAATATGCTAAAAAGCTGGGAATAAAAGACTTAGTTTTAAAAGGTAGCAAAAACGATAGACAACTTGCCATAGCTCTCGGCGGCCTTACAAAAGGAGTTACTCCTTTAGAACTCGCTTCCGCATATCAAACCTTAGCAAATCAGGGAGTTCACATAGAACCAATTGCCGTATTGAAAATCGTGGACAAAAACGGAAGAACCTTATATGAAGAAAAACCGCAAAAATGGGTTGCAGTTAGCCCTCAGACAGCTTTTATTATGACGAATTTATTAAAAGGTCCTATTTATGACCCCGAGGGTACTGCAAGAAGGTTATCAAGTTTTCCTTACCCGGTCAGGGGTAAAACAGGTACAACTTCCGATAATAAAGACGTATGGTTTGTAGGATATACTCCTTATTACGTAGCTTCTGTTTGGATCGGTCACGATGAACCGGTTCCCATGAAAGGTGTATCCAGCGGTAATCAACCCGCTAATATCTGGATGCAGGTAATGAAAGAAGCTCATAAAAATCTACCTTATAAAGACTTTGATAGACCTGATAATATAGTCGGGCCAATCCCAGTATGCATGGATTCGGGAAAACTTCCTACAGAACTATGTTATAAAGATCCAAGGGGTCCAAGGGTAGTGGAACAATACTTCATTAAAGGAACGGAGCCAACGGAATTTTGCGACGTGCATGTAGAACTGGATGTGGATATTACAAACGGACTGCTCGCAACTCCCTATTGTCCTCCTGAGCTGGTTCAAAAGAGGGTATTTATTAAACGTCC harbors:
- the yunB gene encoding sporulation protein YunB, whose amino-acid sequence is MWGKYRLFRVKRGYFSLYIILFFIFIAVLIVLSFIEHQIAPTVQTIAEARARMIATEAINNAIKEKIAKNIQYKDLITIHKDVNGQITLIQINTVEINRIETETSLEAVKKLKQISMETIKIPLGLVTGSKILANIGPNINIMLQPVGTAEVDTTEAFEEAGINQTRHKIILSITAKVKVVQPFFSSQVEVNTNVPIAETIIVGTVPQTILDFK
- the tyrS gene encoding tyrosine--tRNA ligase — its product is MRPEEQFEILKRDTAEIISPDELLSKLKKSYESKTPLKAKLGLDPTAPDIHLGHAVVLKKLKEFQDLGHEVILIIGDFTGMIGDPTGKSETRKQLTREEVMENAKTYKEQVFKILDPEKTTIRFNSEWLAKLNFEDVIVLSSRYTVARMLEREDFQQRFKEGKPISIHEFFYPLMQGYDSVALKADVELGATEQKFNILMGRTLQKEYGQEPQIAMLMPILIGIDGTKKMSKSLGNYIGINEPPKEMYGKVMSIPDEILIEYYNLATTIPKDEIKKIEKGLKDGSLHPRDVKMALAKEIVKMYHGLEEAKKAEENFIKVFQKKDMPDEMVEYFIPEDNLNPEKKIWLPKLLSITGLASSNSEGQRLILQGAVKVNGERIENPVDIDLKEPVIVQVGKRKFAKISIKN
- a CDS encoding transglycosylase domain-containing protein, with the translated sequence MGKKKRRNLFRGLALIILFFFLLASGVAFGVAYSYINTAPPFDPKKLKPSETSFVLDEKGKVVSELHGEQNRIPVSLEEIPDNLKNAFIAIEDQYFYSHKGINIRSIIGSLITDLIKGGYHRGASTITQQLVKNAFLTQEKSLKRKIQEAWLAIQLERHYTKNQILEFYLNQIYFGHSAYGVEAASQLFFGKHVKDLTLAECAMLAGVPKGPQYFSPYLNFKNAKERQELILDKMAELGYITKEEAKKAKDEKIILAGLNTPKANYKAPYYTDYVVQETAEKLQQSLGISQEEAYDRIYNGGLKIYTTIDVNIQEAAEKALSNPANYPYTKNDKNGIPQPQGAIVVLDVKTGAIKALVGGREHYQKLGLNRAYQSYRQPGSAFKPIVVYTAAIDSGFTAASVIDDSPVFYPSGSGTWSPQNFSDDYRGLTPLWKAIARSVNVVAVKVLDSIGVDRGIEYAKKLGIKDLVLKGSKNDRQLAIALGGLTKGVTPLELASAYQTLANQGVHIEPIAVLKIVDKNGRTLYEEKPQKWVAVSPQTAFIMTNLLKGPIYDPEGTARRLSSFPYPVRGKTGTTSDNKDVWFVGYTPYYVASVWIGHDEPVPMKGVSSGNQPANIWMQVMKEAHKNLPYKDFDRPDNIVGPIPVCMDSGKLPTELCYKDPRGPRVVEQYFIKGTEPTEFCDVHVELDVDITNGLLATPYCPPELVQKRVFIKRPPFVPSKEGKIPLDVKYQAPEQYCPVHSAQNPVFQSPVEGELDENPLQNQDNHLNNNGNNNTNDNL